A part of Haloarchaeobius sp. HME9146 genomic DNA contains:
- a CDS encoding PQQ-binding-like beta-propeller repeat protein, which yields MPPDHSRRSLLASLGSLALAGCVSDSAGDGTTTKPMTAATSEQPTTTGRPETPDQIASSWPMPAADPGRSNYVPDATGPTEPVAELWRTTASASLSKPVLAEGVLYVGGDDGTVRALDARTGETRWQQSVGSAARTPWLYQGQLFVPTSEAIVVLAAGDGAEQWRVETPDCAAMLVAAHGVYWLSRGPPTVVALAPADGSERWRTELADPWEPPLLAGEDAVFVSSGTYDTRFWRLAADTGSLLGEDPSSGADFPAEQCYRDGTVFAVEGFFGGVRATSVRDDGNGWRQVDVPPAGGGAGGLSVGAEYVFYTSNYETSQVFALSRTDGTVAWTAAVGAALSGRPVVAGEAVLVRTKDGLRCLDPADGTERWTESSIGSDASVVVADDLLFTTQADTVRALRPV from the coding sequence ATGCCCCCGGATCACTCTCGCCGGTCCCTCCTCGCGAGCCTCGGGTCGCTCGCGCTCGCCGGGTGCGTGAGCGACAGCGCCGGCGACGGGACCACGACGAAACCAATGACGGCAGCGACGTCCGAGCAACCGACGACAACCGGGCGACCCGAGACACCGGACCAGATAGCCAGTTCCTGGCCGATGCCCGCCGCTGACCCCGGCCGGAGCAACTACGTGCCCGATGCGACCGGACCGACGGAACCAGTTGCCGAACTCTGGAGAACGACCGCCTCGGCGTCCCTGTCGAAACCCGTCCTCGCCGAAGGGGTACTCTACGTCGGTGGTGACGACGGCACGGTGCGCGCACTCGACGCCCGAACAGGAGAGACGCGCTGGCAGCAGTCGGTCGGCTCCGCGGCCCGGACACCGTGGCTGTACCAGGGGCAGCTGTTCGTTCCCACGTCGGAGGCCATCGTCGTACTCGCCGCCGGGGACGGTGCGGAACAGTGGCGCGTCGAGACGCCCGACTGCGCCGCGATGCTGGTCGCCGCCCACGGGGTGTACTGGCTCTCGCGTGGTCCGCCCACCGTGGTCGCACTTGCGCCCGCCGACGGGAGCGAACGCTGGCGAACCGAACTCGCGGACCCCTGGGAGCCGCCCCTGCTCGCGGGCGAGGATGCCGTGTTCGTCTCCAGCGGGACGTACGATACTCGGTTCTGGCGGCTCGCCGCGGACACCGGTTCCCTGCTGGGCGAGGACCCCAGTTCTGGAGCCGACTTCCCGGCCGAGCAGTGCTATCGGGACGGGACGGTGTTCGCCGTCGAGGGCTTCTTCGGTGGGGTCAGGGCGACCTCCGTCCGCGACGACGGGAACGGGTGGCGACAGGTCGATGTTCCGCCTGCAGGCGGCGGTGCAGGCGGGCTGAGTGTCGGAGCGGAGTACGTGTTCTACACCTCGAACTACGAGACGAGCCAGGTGTTCGCGCTGTCGAGGACCGACGGCACGGTCGCGTGGACTGCTGCCGTAGGAGCGGCGCTCTCGGGGCGGCCCGTGGTCGCGGGCGAGGCGGTTCTCGTCAGAACCAAAGACGGCCTTCGCTGCCTCGACCCCGCGGACGGAACCGAGCGGTGGACCGAGTCGAGCATCGGTTCCGACGCCTCCGTGGTCGTGGCCGACGACCTGCTCTTCACGACACAGGCCGACACCGTGCGCGCGCTTCGTCCCGTCTGA
- a CDS encoding glucose 1-dehydrogenase has translation MQAVAVRRGETEPVVIEKPRPEPGPGEALVRTLRVGIDGTDHEVLSGGHGGFPADDDHLVIGHEAVGVVEDPNGTDLEVGDVVVPTVRRAPNGPNEYFERGEPDMAPDGQYFERGIVGAHGFMSEYFTSPAEYLVPLPREMTDLGFLVEPVSISEKAFEHAFASRSAFEWNPESAMVLGNGSLGLLTLAMLEASDGFERTYCLGRRDRPDPTIDIIEKLGGTYVDSRETPVSAVPGAHESMDFIYEATGYAPHAFDTIEALAPNGVGALLGVPTDWEFEIDGGRLHREFVLHNKALVGSVNSHVGHFEAAVDRLQGLPEWFFDELVTGVYGLDELDAAFADDDSTIKTAIEFDRI, from the coding sequence ATGCAAGCAGTCGCAGTTCGACGGGGCGAGACCGAACCCGTCGTCATCGAGAAACCACGGCCGGAGCCAGGTCCAGGCGAAGCGCTCGTCCGGACGCTCAGGGTCGGCATCGACGGCACGGACCACGAAGTGCTCAGCGGCGGGCACGGCGGCTTCCCGGCCGACGACGACCACCTCGTCATCGGCCACGAGGCCGTCGGAGTGGTCGAGGACCCGAACGGCACCGACCTCGAGGTCGGTGATGTGGTCGTTCCGACGGTCCGGCGCGCGCCCAACGGCCCGAACGAGTACTTCGAGCGCGGCGAGCCGGACATGGCCCCCGACGGCCAGTACTTCGAGCGCGGAATCGTCGGCGCGCACGGGTTCATGAGCGAGTACTTCACCAGCCCGGCGGAGTACCTTGTGCCCCTGCCGCGAGAGATGACGGACCTCGGTTTCCTGGTCGAGCCGGTCAGCATCTCCGAGAAGGCGTTCGAGCACGCGTTCGCCTCTCGCTCCGCCTTCGAGTGGAACCCGGAGTCCGCGATGGTCCTCGGAAACGGGAGTCTCGGCCTGCTCACGCTCGCCATGCTCGAAGCGAGCGACGGGTTCGAGCGAACCTACTGTCTCGGCCGCCGCGACCGACCGGACCCGACCATCGACATCATCGAGAAACTGGGCGGCACCTACGTCGACTCACGCGAGACGCCGGTCTCTGCGGTCCCCGGCGCGCACGAGTCGATGGACTTCATCTACGAGGCGACCGGGTACGCGCCCCACGCGTTCGATACCATCGAGGCGCTCGCGCCAAACGGTGTCGGCGCGCTGCTCGGCGTGCCGACCGACTGGGAGTTCGAGATCGACGGTGGCAGACTCCACCGTGAGTTCGTCCTCCACAACAAGGCGCTCGTCGGGAGCGTCAACTCCCACGTCGGCCACTTCGAGGCCGCTGTCGACCGTCTCCAGGGCCTCCCGGAGTGGTTCTTCGACGAACTCGTCACCGGTGTGTACGGTCTGGACGAGCTCGACGCTGCCTTTGCGGACGACGACAGCACTATAAAAACTGCCATCGAATTCGACCGTATATGA
- the gfcR gene encoding transcriptional regulator GfcR: MKNVDDLIESAAELAERGLSKGEIADELNVSRETASWLVERSGSAPSQADSETAETSGGTHDIHVDWSAIGRDSFRLEAVTSAMADLLAKQGDEVDLTIGIEKAGAPIATHIARELDTDLASYAPRKHQWDEGDLEDLGGSFSRNFAQIRGRDCYVVDDTITSGTTMTETIEAIREQGGNPVAACVLVDKQGLDEVEGVPIYSLLQVITVGSDD, from the coding sequence ATGAAGAACGTCGACGACCTCATCGAGAGTGCCGCCGAGCTCGCAGAGCGTGGCCTGTCGAAGGGCGAGATCGCAGACGAACTGAACGTCTCCCGAGAGACCGCCTCCTGGCTGGTCGAGCGCTCGGGCAGTGCCCCCTCCCAGGCCGACAGCGAGACGGCAGAGACGAGCGGCGGGACCCACGACATCCACGTCGACTGGTCCGCCATCGGCCGCGACAGCTTCCGCCTCGAAGCCGTCACCTCCGCGATGGCCGACCTCCTCGCCAAGCAGGGCGACGAGGTCGACCTCACCATCGGAATCGAGAAAGCTGGTGCGCCCATCGCCACCCACATCGCGCGCGAACTCGACACCGACCTCGCGTCCTACGCGCCGCGCAAGCACCAGTGGGACGAAGGTGACCTCGAAGACCTCGGTGGGTCGTTCTCCCGGAACTTCGCACAGATCCGCGGGCGCGACTGCTACGTGGTCGACGACACCATCACGAGCGGGACGACCATGACCGAGACCATCGAAGCCATCCGCGAGCAGGGTGGCAACCCGGTCGCGGCCTGCGTCCTCGTGGACAAGCAGGGACTCGACGAGGTCGAGGGCGTCCCCATCTACTCGCTGTTGCAGGTCATCACCGTCGGCAGCGACGACTGA
- a CDS encoding DUF5787 family protein, which yields MLPGEDTEFGFELRVCRWAERSWPPGEERENPIVVARQLGTKRRCWDTIVLECGADALRQRANFGHEALDSDLLHVVRHAPAEWTYYRDCLPEPGYPWRYVREAIHRASTRGILEERKDGNRIQIRRKWAYPDWVNRIVAIENKPDLDAKAADALVEQIQYDVALTLADEVWVASRATGETVEPVLLEGMPVQAGILTVDTDANDATVAWHARRLAVDDPGTMILDRPDGGDFDASAAEFRYADPEWKAQKRLEIAERAYERGWRSFADTMRPDCRYFELREDGPLLPWCAAKGRCQTAGECSGRCGDFEPEPPAWRTKGWPIAGGPGTRLKRLLADRRRRQRPGLE from the coding sequence ATGCTTCCGGGCGAGGACACCGAGTTCGGCTTCGAGTTGCGGGTGTGTCGGTGGGCCGAGCGGTCGTGGCCGCCCGGAGAAGAACGGGAGAATCCCATCGTCGTCGCCCGCCAGCTCGGCACGAAACGCCGATGCTGGGACACAATCGTCCTCGAATGCGGTGCTGACGCGCTTCGCCAGCGGGCCAACTTCGGCCACGAGGCGCTCGACTCCGACCTCCTCCACGTCGTCCGCCATGCACCCGCCGAGTGGACCTACTACCGCGACTGCCTGCCGGAACCGGGCTACCCGTGGCGCTACGTCCGCGAGGCTATCCACCGGGCGAGCACGCGGGGTATCCTGGAAGAACGCAAAGATGGCAACCGCATCCAGATTCGCCGCAAGTGGGCGTACCCCGACTGGGTGAATCGAATCGTCGCCATCGAGAACAAGCCCGACCTCGACGCGAAAGCGGCCGACGCGCTGGTCGAACAGATCCAGTACGACGTGGCGCTGACGCTCGCCGACGAGGTGTGGGTCGCCTCCCGCGCGACGGGAGAGACGGTCGAACCCGTCCTGCTGGAGGGGATGCCGGTGCAAGCGGGCATCCTCACGGTCGACACCGACGCGAACGACGCGACCGTGGCGTGGCACGCCCGCCGCCTCGCGGTCGACGACCCGGGGACGATGATACTCGACCGGCCCGACGGCGGCGACTTCGACGCCTCGGCCGCCGAGTTCCGGTACGCCGACCCCGAGTGGAAGGCCCAGAAGCGCCTCGAGATCGCCGAGCGCGCCTACGAGCGCGGCTGGCGGTCGTTCGCCGACACGATGCGCCCGGACTGCCGGTACTTCGAGTTGCGCGAGGACGGTCCCCTGCTCCCGTGGTGTGCGGCGAAGGGCCGGTGCCAGACCGCGGGCGAGTGCTCGGGGCGATGTGGCGACTTCGAACCCGAACCGCCCGCGTGGCGGACCAAGGGGTGGCCGATCGCGGGCGGGCCGGGCACCAGACTCAAGCGACTGCTGGCGGACCGGAGACGGCGGCAGCGACCGGGACTGGAGTAG
- a CDS encoding aldo/keto reductase — MSDQQQVTPESVPLADDMPMLGLGTWQNTDPDQCAESVANALEMGYRHIDTAQAYDNEESVGEGIAQADVAREDVFLATKVWITNLAHDDVLETARESLDRLGVDYVDLLYVHWPSDTYAPEETLSAFDELYDEGLIRHVGVSNFEPEHLDDARELLDAPVFANQVECHPLLPQDELREYGEEHDVNLVAYSPLARGEVFDVPEIQDVAEKHDASAAQVSLAWLREKGVTAIPKATGDAHLRDNLQSVALDLDEEDIATIDGIDTENRVVDPDFAPW; from the coding sequence ATGTCCGACCAGCAGCAGGTGACACCGGAGAGTGTGCCGCTCGCAGATGACATGCCGATGCTCGGCCTCGGTACCTGGCAGAACACGGACCCCGACCAGTGCGCCGAGAGCGTCGCGAACGCCCTGGAGATGGGCTATCGCCACATCGACACCGCGCAGGCGTACGACAACGAGGAATCGGTCGGCGAGGGTATCGCCCAGGCCGACGTGGCCCGCGAGGACGTGTTCCTCGCGACGAAGGTCTGGATTACGAACCTCGCGCACGACGACGTACTGGAGACCGCCCGCGAGAGCCTCGACCGCCTCGGCGTCGACTACGTCGACCTCCTCTACGTCCACTGGCCGTCCGACACCTACGCCCCCGAGGAGACCCTCTCGGCGTTCGACGAACTCTACGACGAGGGGCTCATCCGCCACGTCGGCGTCTCGAACTTCGAACCCGAGCACCTCGACGACGCGCGCGAGCTGCTCGACGCCCCCGTCTTCGCCAACCAGGTCGAGTGCCACCCGCTCCTCCCGCAGGACGAACTGCGCGAGTACGGCGAGGAACACGACGTGAACCTCGTCGCCTACTCGCCGCTGGCCCGCGGCGAGGTGTTCGACGTCCCCGAGATCCAGGACGTTGCGGAGAAGCACGACGCCTCGGCCGCCCAGGTCAGCCTCGCGTGGCTCCGCGAGAAGGGCGTCACCGCCATCCCGAAGGCGACCGGCGACGCCCACCTGCGCGACAACCTCCAGTCGGTCGCGCTCGACCTCGACGAGGAGGACATCGCGACCATCGACGGTATCGACACCGAGAACCGCGTGGTCGACCCCGACTTCGCGCCCTGGTAG
- a CDS encoding glutaredoxin, with protein sequence MTFDPNQSLPQEEVDETVRETIENNEVVLFMKGTEVMPQCGYSDRALGLIRQYRDDYETVDVLQSLEEFRTALSEHSGWETIPQTFVNGEFVGGSDVLAELEERGELEETLTN encoded by the coding sequence ATGACGTTCGACCCCAACCAGAGTCTTCCCCAGGAGGAAGTCGACGAGACCGTGCGCGAGACCATCGAGAACAACGAGGTCGTGCTGTTCATGAAGGGCACGGAGGTCATGCCCCAGTGCGGCTACTCCGACCGCGCGCTCGGGCTCATCCGACAGTATCGAGACGACTACGAGACGGTCGACGTGCTCCAGTCACTCGAGGAGTTCCGGACCGCTCTCTCGGAGCACTCCGGCTGGGAGACCATCCCGCAGACGTTCGTGAACGGCGAGTTCGTCGGTGGGAGCGACGTGCTCGCAGAGCTCGAGGAGCGCGGGGAACTCGAAGAAACGCTGACCAACTGA
- a CDS encoding uS10/mL48 family ribosomal protein has product MSFVTRLTLQSGDRAVLDSVVDDIRATVSRKGAEMKGPHSAPPEHLRVPQHRTLSDDETAPFDHWNYTVYSREIEIVGHDEVARLVAGQDMPPSVHVEVEVEQIRSMGS; this is encoded by the coding sequence ATGAGTTTCGTCACACGCCTCACATTACAGAGCGGGGACCGGGCGGTCCTCGACTCCGTCGTCGACGACATCCGAGCGACAGTCTCGCGCAAGGGCGCAGAGATGAAAGGGCCACACTCCGCACCCCCGGAGCACCTGCGCGTTCCGCAGCATCGCACCCTCTCCGACGACGAGACGGCACCGTTCGACCACTGGAACTACACGGTGTACAGCCGCGAGATAGAGATCGTCGGCCACGACGAGGTCGCGCGACTGGTCGCAGGGCAGGACATGCCCCCGTCCGTCCACGTCGAGGTCGAGGTCGAACAGATCCGCTCGATGGGTTCGTAA
- a CDS encoding bis(5'-nucleosyl)-tetraphosphatase translates to MAVDATSAGAILFRDTRGRREYLLLKSRPGDWEFPKGGVEGDEELQQTAIREVKEEAGINDFRLIDGFRKDYDYVFEANGKTIHKTVHLFIAKSYEASAELSTEHRDLQWRDYDQAFNTVTQDGPREILEDAHEFLNELEKNGGI, encoded by the coding sequence ATGGCAGTAGATGCTACGAGCGCAGGTGCCATCCTCTTTCGGGATACGCGGGGCCGGCGCGAGTACTTGCTGCTGAAGAGTCGCCCCGGGGACTGGGAATTCCCCAAGGGCGGCGTCGAAGGAGACGAAGAGCTCCAACAGACCGCAATACGAGAAGTAAAAGAGGAAGCAGGCATCAACGACTTCCGTCTCATCGACGGATTCCGCAAAGATTACGACTACGTCTTCGAGGCGAACGGGAAGACCATCCACAAGACGGTCCACCTGTTCATCGCGAAGTCCTACGAAGCGTCGGCAGAACTGTCGACGGAACATCGCGACCTGCAGTGGCGCGATTACGACCAGGCGTTCAACACCGTCACCCAGGACGGTCCACGAGAGATACTCGAGGACGCCCACGAGTTCCTGAACGAACTCGAGAAGAACGGCGGCATCTAG
- a CDS encoding transcription factor S, with the protein MEFCDECGSMMKTEGDYWVCGNCDFEKARDAVSEASMVTTEAQEVSEVVDVSDAEDKGLAKTNAICPKCENDQAYWYMQQIRSADESETRFFICTECEHKWREDDH; encoded by the coding sequence ATGGAGTTCTGTGACGAATGCGGTTCCATGATGAAGACCGAGGGCGACTACTGGGTCTGTGGGAACTGCGACTTCGAGAAAGCCCGCGATGCGGTCTCTGAAGCCTCGATGGTTACGACCGAAGCCCAGGAAGTGAGCGAGGTCGTCGACGTGAGCGACGCCGAGGACAAGGGGCTGGCCAAGACCAACGCCATCTGTCCGAAGTGTGAGAACGACCAGGCGTACTGGTACATGCAACAGATCCGGTCCGCGGACGAGTCCGAGACGCGATTCTTCATCTGCACCGAGTGCGAGCACAAGTGGCGCGAAGACGACCACTGA
- a CDS encoding DUF5797 family protein — protein MTLSDEARERLADVVELQPTKNGELQKRWGMESGSEVHQYLENELKEYYYRDDNSLIRATAEAAELVDVEPGVQADEDGDGTPTAVRVPELQAHIFEVLAGPEEDGQSVVSVLHAVRDAFDVDDDVSADEVRSALQALRRKGVVEVIYTTVPTFRLAVAREDIDVAVAS, from the coding sequence ATGACCCTCTCGGACGAGGCTCGCGAGCGTCTGGCCGACGTCGTCGAACTCCAGCCGACGAAGAACGGCGAGCTACAGAAGCGGTGGGGTATGGAGAGCGGGAGCGAGGTCCACCAGTACCTCGAGAACGAACTGAAGGAGTACTACTATCGAGACGACAACAGCCTCATCCGCGCGACCGCCGAGGCCGCAGAGCTGGTCGACGTCGAGCCGGGCGTGCAGGCCGACGAGGACGGTGACGGGACCCCGACCGCGGTCCGCGTCCCCGAACTCCAGGCCCACATCTTCGAGGTGCTGGCCGGTCCGGAGGAGGACGGCCAGAGCGTCGTGAGCGTCCTCCACGCGGTCCGTGACGCCTTCGACGTGGACGACGACGTGAGCGCGGACGAGGTTCGCTCGGCGCTCCAGGCACTCCGGCGCAAGGGCGTCGTCGAGGTCATCTACACGACGGTCCCGACGTTCCGCCTCGCGGTCGCCCGTGAGGACATCGACGTCGCCGTCGCGTCCTGA
- a CDS encoding TVP38/TMEM64 family protein — MRASRRSVLVVLALVSVAIVGRTLLKGDVSGLVAAVENDYVFLLALVLAYLVRPFLALPVSLFSLIILLRFGWLGFPIAIVGTVFTSMPPYLLAQRYEGDSAILGRFRELGSDAFGATGDLRGMIAIRLTPTPADVVSYGAGLSNVPTGSFALGTAIGITPWVLMYMVIVQSARAATGTAPVDLRLLAVFGVLAIVLVARPLAKTVRGRWNEHSNN, encoded by the coding sequence ATGCGAGCTTCCCGCCGGTCGGTCCTCGTCGTCCTAGCGCTGGTGAGCGTCGCCATCGTCGGCCGAACCCTCCTCAAGGGTGACGTCTCCGGGCTGGTCGCGGCCGTCGAGAACGACTACGTCTTCCTCCTCGCGCTGGTCCTCGCCTACCTCGTCAGGCCGTTCCTCGCGCTCCCGGTGAGCCTGTTCTCGTTGATAATCCTGCTCCGGTTCGGCTGGCTCGGGTTCCCCATCGCCATCGTCGGGACGGTGTTCACCTCCATGCCCCCGTACCTGCTCGCGCAACGCTACGAGGGCGACTCGGCTATCCTCGGCCGGTTCCGCGAGCTTGGAAGCGACGCGTTCGGCGCGACCGGTGACCTCCGCGGGATGATTGCCATCCGGCTCACGCCCACCCCCGCGGACGTGGTGTCCTACGGAGCCGGGCTCTCGAACGTCCCCACGGGTTCCTTCGCGCTCGGGACGGCCATCGGTATCACCCCCTGGGTGCTGATGTATATGGTCATCGTCCAGTCTGCCCGCGCCGCGACCGGCACGGCACCCGTCGACCTGCGACTGCTGGCGGTGTTCGGTGTCCTCGCGATCGTGCTGGTCGCCCGCCCACTCGCGAAGACGGTCCGCGGTCGATGGAACGAGCACAGCAACAATTAA
- the dapA gene encoding 4-hydroxy-tetrahydrodipicolinate synthase yields MVSHAPTSGSDDPLDIHGVVPPTITAFHEDESVDYEQTAAHAEYVVDGGAHGVFPLGTNGEGPMLGGEESDRAIEAVVDAVGDRVPVIAGVGAPSTHQTLRRAEAAEQAGADGLVVVTPYYFPLDHDAALRHYRRVCAATDLPVYVYHIPSKTGNSLSLDTVDELATIDNLVGIKDSSKNVPWLGQAIDAHPELTFLSGSDSLLFPGLEVGCSGMVSAVANVFPEIVVDLYDAYDEGDEARARELQSQVYDIRDALKRGPYMAGVKTALSLRGFDAGDLRDPLTTMDEEDTAALEADLEELGLL; encoded by the coding sequence ATGGTCAGCCACGCACCCACATCCGGCAGCGACGACCCGCTCGACATCCACGGGGTCGTCCCGCCGACCATCACGGCGTTCCACGAGGACGAATCGGTCGACTACGAGCAGACGGCGGCCCACGCGGAGTACGTCGTCGACGGCGGCGCACACGGCGTGTTCCCGCTCGGGACCAACGGCGAGGGCCCGATGCTCGGCGGCGAAGAAAGCGACCGTGCCATCGAGGCCGTCGTCGACGCGGTCGGTGACCGTGTTCCCGTCATCGCCGGCGTCGGTGCACCCAGCACCCACCAGACGCTTCGACGCGCCGAAGCCGCCGAACAGGCCGGTGCCGACGGCCTCGTCGTCGTCACGCCGTACTACTTCCCCCTCGACCACGACGCCGCATTGCGACACTACCGCCGGGTCTGCGCCGCCACCGACCTCCCGGTGTACGTCTACCACATCCCCTCGAAGACCGGAAACAGCCTCTCGCTGGACACCGTGGACGAGCTCGCGACCATCGACAACCTCGTCGGCATCAAGGACTCCAGCAAGAACGTCCCGTGGCTCGGGCAGGCCATCGACGCCCACCCCGAACTCACGTTCCTCTCCGGGTCGGACTCCCTGCTGTTCCCCGGTCTCGAAGTCGGCTGTAGCGGGATGGTCTCGGCCGTCGCGAACGTCTTCCCCGAGATCGTCGTCGACCTCTACGACGCCTACGACGAGGGCGACGAAGCCCGCGCCCGCGAACTCCAGAGCCAGGTGTACGACATCCGCGACGCCCTCAAGCGCGGCCCGTACATGGCCGGCGTGAAGACCGCGCTCTCCCTGCGCGGCTTCGACGCGGGCGATCTTCGCGACCCCCTCACCACGATGGACGAGGAAGACACCGCCGCGCTCGAAGCGGACCTCGAAGAGCTGGGTCTGCTGTAG
- a CDS encoding HAD hydrolase family protein — protein MERYDLLYQLYDDFDTATLRDYQEFVDVFPPVDSRVALEHWQDASDELEDRKAEVREAFAAGETFAEVAARATRDQAFTALDLYSKYGRAVNVLVLDVDETLRSAGNTDNEIPRETLHLLTEFHEDGVPIVICTGQTLENVKGFMIQGLGSEVVHSGDLSIVYEAGNGVFTPGHGADTKQLLYEDLDESVRDVFDDVRARVLTDAPESIRHGCHLQGNEFNVTLKPNFETGSKRSREIIDEALVYQLDLVGEAVARATDTDPESTANWSRRYYAKADPEIRGVLEREGGFPDVDLDAMPDAVRDTFERIDVAYYEADAAEVTSLELDKVAGVEAALDVLGVEDPFALVMGDSKSDLRVMRWAAETDSGIGAAPEHSSSDVLDFVLSTDELVFDRGKSAEMLRTVYALNRLAGLS, from the coding sequence ATGGAACGATACGACCTGCTCTACCAGCTGTACGACGATTTCGACACCGCGACCTTGCGCGATTACCAGGAGTTCGTCGACGTGTTTCCCCCGGTGGATTCTCGCGTCGCCCTCGAACACTGGCAGGACGCGAGCGACGAACTCGAGGACCGAAAGGCGGAGGTCCGTGAGGCGTTCGCCGCGGGCGAGACCTTCGCCGAGGTCGCCGCGCGCGCCACCCGCGACCAGGCGTTCACCGCGCTCGACCTCTACTCGAAGTACGGCCGCGCCGTGAACGTCCTCGTGCTCGACGTAGACGAGACGCTGCGCTCGGCCGGCAACACCGACAACGAGATTCCGCGCGAGACGCTCCACCTGCTGACCGAGTTCCACGAGGACGGTGTCCCCATCGTCATCTGCACGGGGCAGACCCTGGAGAACGTCAAGGGCTTCATGATACAGGGCCTCGGGAGCGAGGTCGTCCACTCGGGTGACCTGAGCATCGTCTACGAGGCCGGCAACGGCGTGTTCACGCCGGGCCACGGCGCAGATACGAAGCAACTCCTCTACGAGGACCTCGACGAATCGGTCAGGGACGTGTTCGACGACGTGCGCGCCCGCGTGCTCACCGACGCGCCCGAGAGCATCCGTCACGGCTGTCACCTGCAGGGCAACGAGTTCAACGTCACCCTCAAGCCGAACTTCGAGACCGGGAGCAAGCGGTCGCGAGAGATAATCGACGAGGCGCTGGTGTACCAACTCGACCTCGTCGGAGAGGCGGTGGCGCGTGCGACCGACACCGACCCCGAGTCGACTGCCAACTGGTCCCGCCGGTACTACGCGAAGGCCGACCCGGAGATTCGCGGCGTCCTCGAACGAGAGGGCGGCTTCCCCGACGTGGACCTCGACGCGATGCCCGACGCGGTGCGAGATACGTTCGAGCGCATCGACGTGGCCTACTACGAGGCCGACGCCGCCGAGGTCACCAGCCTCGAACTCGACAAGGTCGCCGGCGTCGAGGCCGCGCTCGACGTGCTCGGCGTCGAGGACCCCTTCGCGCTCGTGATGGGCGACTCGAAGTCCGACCTGCGGGTGATGCGCTGGGCCGCCGAGACCGATTCGGGTATCGGTGCAGCGCCCGAACACTCCTCCAGCGACGTGCTCGACTTCGTCCTCTCGACCGACGAACTCGTCTTCGACCGCGGCAAGAGCGCCGAGATGCTGCGGACCGTCTACGCGCTGAACCGGCTGGCCGGGCTGTCGTAG
- a CDS encoding NDP-sugar synthase produces MKAVVLAGGYATRLWPITKHRPKMFLPVGDSTVIDQIFAELENDDRIDEVFVSTNEKFAPEFEEHLAETDFEKPTLSVEDTSEEDEKFGVIGALAQLVDREGVDEDLVVIAGDNLISFDVSEFVDFFEAQDSPCLAAYDVGSKELAKSYGLVELDGKQIVDFQEKPDDPKSTLVSIACYAFTRDTVGLLEEYLEGDNNPDEPGWFIQWLQNREPTYAFTFEGAWFDIGTPDSYLDAVAWYLGGENYVAESAEIANTTLGENVHVMEGAEITDSHIEGSVIFPNATIEDSDIRDSIIDENTHLDNLDLAGALIGAHTHITNGH; encoded by the coding sequence ATGAAAGCCGTCGTTCTCGCTGGAGGATACGCAACGCGACTGTGGCCCATCACCAAACATCGCCCCAAGATGTTCCTCCCTGTCGGCGACTCGACAGTCATCGACCAGATATTCGCCGAACTGGAAAACGACGACCGCATCGACGAGGTGTTCGTGAGCACGAACGAGAAGTTCGCGCCCGAGTTCGAGGAGCACCTCGCCGAGACCGACTTCGAGAAACCGACCCTCTCCGTCGAGGACACCTCCGAGGAGGACGAGAAGTTCGGCGTCATCGGCGCGCTCGCCCAGCTCGTCGACCGCGAGGGCGTCGACGAGGACCTCGTCGTCATCGCCGGTGACAACCTCATCAGCTTCGACGTCTCGGAGTTCGTCGACTTCTTCGAGGCACAGGACTCGCCGTGTCTCGCGGCCTACGACGTGGGCTCGAAGGAGCTCGCGAAGTCCTACGGCCTCGTCGAGCTCGACGGGAAGCAGATCGTCGACTTCCAGGAGAAGCCCGACGACCCCAAGAGCACGCTGGTCTCCATCGCCTGCTACGCCTTCACCCGCGACACCGTCGGCCTGCTGGAGGAGTACCTCGAGGGCGACAACAACCCCGACGAGCCCGGCTGGTTCATCCAGTGGCTCCAGAACCGCGAGCCGACGTACGCCTTCACCTTCGAGGGGGCGTGGTTCGACATCGGGACCCCCGACTCCTACCTCGACGCGGTCGCGTGGTACCTCGGCGGCGAGAACTACGTCGCGGAGTCGGCCGAAATCGCCAACACGACCCTCGGCGAGAACGTCCACGTGATGGAGGGCGCAGAGATCACGGACAGCCACATCGAGGGGTCGGTCATCTTCCCGAACGCGACCATCGAGGACTCGGACATCCGCGACTCCATCATCGACGAGAACACGCACCTCGACAACCTCGACCTCGCCGGCGCGCTCATCGGCGCACACACCCACATCACGAACGGGCACTGA